In Nematostella vectensis chromosome 3, jaNemVect1.1, whole genome shotgun sequence, the genomic window AGTGGCAGTCAAGACTTGAAGCTTTGTGCGAGGGATACCGTGCAGCAGACATTTTTAACATGGATGAAACAGGGATGTTCTATCGCGCACTACCAGATCGATCTCTTGTTGTTCGTGGCGCTGACTGTCATGGTGGTAAACACTTAAAAGAGCGACTGACAGCTGTATTAACGTACAATATGACAGGAGAATTCACAAAGACTTGGATTATAGGAAAGTCTGAAAATCCTAGATGTTTCAAGAATCTTGATAAAAACTCACTCCCTGTGGTATACAAGTACAATGGAAAAGCTTGGATGACATCCCCTCTTTATACTGAGTACATTCTTGATTTAGATCGACAGATGAGGTTACAAAATAGGAAGATTCTGTTGTTTGAGGACAATGCTCCATCACATGTGAAGGATATAGAATTGACAAACATCAAAGTTGTATTTTATCCTCCCAACACATCAGGGAATTATCAAGAACTTGAAAGCATTCTATCGCAAGAAATTGCTAGAAAAAGTTGTCTCAGCTATCAATGAAGCTGAATTTCCTGATGCCTGCTCTGTTGCTCGTAAGGTAGATATGCTTGATTGCTGCATGTGGATTGCTTGGGCTGTACGTCAAATAAAGCCTGAGACAGTTACCAACTGTTTTACACACGCAGGGTGGTCCAAGATGCTCAAAATGCTGCCGAACCCGATCTTCAACACTTAATTGAAACAGTTGCAACTGGCTTGAACATAACTGGGCCATTAACTGATGACGATTTTGTTCACCATGATGGCCAGGTGCCAACTGAGGACGATCATAATGAAAACTGGGTACCTGAGGTTATTCAGGAACATGTTTTGCGTAAAGACAGTGTATCAGAAACCGCAGATGATGACGAGGAGTGTAATGAAACCAGCGATGGCAGTGGGTCACTTGAACCTATGTCAGTGATTAAAGACACAAAAACTGCACTATATTGGGCCCAGCAgttaaaactgttttctcTAGAGAAGAATATGACTGGAATCTTTCCCATATCTTCTGAACTTGAGGACAATTTAACATCTGAATTAGTGAAAGCGAAATTTGTCAAGCAGAAGAACATTACTGATTTTTTCAAATCAACAGTACATGTAGATAAAACCTCAGCGAGTACAGCTGTAAGCTCCTGCAGTGTGGGTGATGTTTTTTCGTCCACAGAAAATGGAGTGTGAACCCCCTTTAGATCCACCCATGAAAGCAGCAAGTATTGCTTCTAGTATGACTAGAGCTGAAGCAGATGTACATGTAAATCCTCTAGATCCGCCCATCAAACCACCGAATGTTACATCTAGTTTCAGTATGATCAGTATCATCTAGTTTCAGAGGCTGCGACAGGGTAAATCATACCCTGTTCTAGAAAAGTATGCCTAAATATGATTTCACAGGTTGTCCATGTCTAACTTTAAGATCGAAATAAACCTTGAATATGCAATTAcagtttttgtattttcgttaaaattgaaaattggAGAAA contains:
- the LOC116603562 gene encoding tigger transposable element-derived protein 4 — encoded protein: MASKQARIELSLKKKVEVLKLAAGGASQRKLADQFKVSKTQISNIIKKKNAIEEAFEQNSNSEKRRFVSAPNDRINDAIWEWFTRCQAMNIPVASPMIQARALKYAEMFGIGDFKASNGWLESFKRRKNIHCSVLSGESSSVPTETVDEWQSRLEALCEGYRAADIFNMDETGMFYRALPDRSLVVRGADCHGGKHLKERLTAVLTYNMTGEFTKTWIIGKSENPRCFKNLDKNSLPVVYKYNGKAWMTSPLYTEYILDLDRQMRLQNRKILLFEDNAPSHVKDIELTNIKVVFYPPNTSGNYQELESILSQEIARKSCLSYQ